The region AGACGAAGGGCTCTGGGGCGCCCCCTATGGCCAACGGGCAGCCGGGATGCCACTGCACCAGCCTGGGCTCACGCACAGGCCGCCCCAGCACCCACTGGAGCCAATGCAGGCCAGGGGCCCCCTGAGTTGTGCAGAATCTAAAGCCAGTTGCTGGGACATGTctcaggtgggagaggggagctgAGCTTGGCTGTTCCCGATCCCCAGAGAGGGCTATtacccttttttttaaatccttacctgaggactttttttttcattacttttagagagagaagggagggagagaaacattgatgtgagagagaagcatccacttgttgcctcccatttgtgcccagaccagggaccgaATGCACCTGGACAAAggatttgaacctgcaacccaggcaagtacctctgatcaggaattgaacctgcaacctttcaattacgagatgatgctccaaccaactgagccacactggccggggcaGGGCTACTACTCTTAATAGCACCACTGGAAGCAAAGTCACCCTGTGGAAGTCTCTTCTGCTACTCAGAGCCAGCTGGGTTTTGCGCACAGGAGCACAGGAGGACAGACATAGCCTGCGACAGCTCAGCGGAGCCCTTAAGGTTCTGCCCGAGGGTCCCTAAGAGCCCAgtgaggcagctgggcagaggctgCACAGTGTGAAGTTGCAAGTAGCAATGTCTGcaggctgcagggggtggggggtgctgagcACCACCTCCCAGGGGCCCTGGACGTGGGGTCAGAGGAGCTCCGAGGAGCTCCCTTCCTGCCACTTGTTAGTCACGTGGCTGCATTTTCCTTATAGACTGAGCAGGTTAGACTTTGCCGTGCAGACTTTCAGAGCCTCGACTTCTTTGCCAGTAAAAAGTGGAGGTTCAATATCTACCTCAGAAATTGTcaagaagattaaaaagaaaatgaccctTTTGGTGCCGAGTAAACTATAGGCACCGATTAGCTAACAGGGCCATGAACCGTTGGCGCCTTCAGAGACAGGCCTGGGCTCCAGAGAACACACTTCCTACCTGTGCCCGGTGGGGTCTTGGGGGACGGCGTGGTTTTTGCGGGGATCCTGGTGGCATTGGCCGGGCCTTTCTGGCCTGGAGGGGCTGCTCCCCGGGGTGTGGCAATCTTCGTTCCAGGCTTCGTGTCCGCCCCCTGTGAACCGAAGCACGGGAGAGTGGTGTTTGTGACTGGGAAAGGTCACTGTCACCAGGAGCCTGTGCCAGCCCCACTTAACCACTTTGGTTCGAAAGAGGCTAAGATTGGGGTGACCCTTTGCCTACTAGATGCAGCAAATGTCTCCCACAATCGCAAGGGCGTGCTGGGCACACGGACCCACAGCCCCAGCCAGATGTCAAGTGTCCCAGATGCCGTTGGCTCCTGGAGGGAACTCTTCCCACAGGGTATCAACCTGGGTTGTGCTCATGTCTTTTGTAAAAGACAGCGGAGCTTACAGCAATGAGCAGGGGCATTGCCCACCCAGGCCCGGTCAGTAGGCGGGACCCTAGCAGACCACTCCCGAGTGGGTACCACTTTCTGGCCCTCCTGAGGGATCTGGCCGATGGTGGCTGGTTTCACCAGAGGCCCTTGAAGGCACCGATAAACCTGACCCAGAGTGCCAGCAGAGCTAGGTAAGGTTCTTTTGTGCTCTTGCGAGCAGCCCTTAGGTTTCGGTGACTCCTTAGATGCGGGAAGAGCCCTTGGTGGGTGGACGCCGGCATCAGTTAGCACACTGGCCCTAGGGGGATCCAGCTGGCAGTGACTGGGTTAGGTCACCCAGCTGATGCCCTTGATGCGTGACCCACACTCACAAAAGAAACTGACATTCACCAAGGACCTCCAGAGGGTTCGGGAGGGTGTGAACTAGTGGGACAGGCCCCACAGCATGCTGATGCCGGTTTCCAACCCCAGAGAGGGCAGCCTGGAAACACTCGTGGTACCAAAGCCAGGAGTGGACAAACGAACCCAGTTAGAGTGTTCCCCACAGCTGGGTCCTctcaggggctgctgctgctgctgctatgaGGCACCAAGGCAGGTGCAGAAGGAGGGCATTGAGTCCCCCTCCCATTTCAACTGGAATTTTAACTGTTCTACACCATGCTTCTAGGTAAGAGCTTATCTGAAGAAAGGTCttttcagcttaaaaaaaaaaaatccgttGGAAAACCACGTTAGAGCAGCCTGACTCTTTCCAAAGGTGCTTTCCTTACCTTGACTTTCACCTCCTTTGCTCCAGAACTGCCGGGTCGGGGTGTGGCAGAAGAGGCGTGTTTAGGAGAGGATGGCTCTGGGCGCGCGGCGGGGCTGGAGGGTTTGATCAAAGGGTCTGAGCTACCAGGGCTGGGGCGTGTGGGGCTAAGGCAAGGCCTACGTTTCAGGGTTTTGGCAGAGGAAGGTGTGGATGtcttaaacataaacataaacacaaataaaatcaaaataaatgtcagCACATGGGGGGGGGCACAAACGGAAAAAGGGCAGCAACTGAAAGCCAATAAAGCAGCGATGGTTCGCAGCGGCGATCTCCACACCGTCTGGGCacgcacccacccccacccccaccccggtcccCAGCGGGAGGGACAGCGTGACCCCTCGGCCTTGGGGCTTGTGCTCGTTTGTCGGCGAGCACAACCCCACGATGCCAATACATGGTGTGCCTCACAGAACGTGTGACTGAACTTCTGGAAGGCAGAAAATGAATAGAGGTTCCGGAACGTTCTTCCTCTAGCCCATTGGATTTTCTCGTGTTCCCTCCCCTACTTTGGAGACCGCTGATGTACAGGTGTGTCACACCCAGAGAGTGATGGAGATCGCCAGAGCAGATGATGCTAGGGTGCTTCTTGGTAAAACATCTCCAGTGTGTCATGGGTCCCCCCTTTCTGCTCGTTGTGGGTGGGGAGCTCTCACAGGCCTGCTAATCCCTGGCTCTCCTCACCTCAACAGTGGAGTCACGCTTGCTGAAATCAGGGCTGTGCCTATTCCAGGTCTTACAGATTCTGCCCGACACCACTtaggttacacacacacacacacacacacacacatacttcctGATCGAAATCTCACGTAAAACTAAGCACAAACCGGAGACCCCTGATCTGGCCACTGTTTACTCTGGAACGTATTTCACTGAAGCAAGGAGCCTGGGTGAGTCAGGCGGCCATGGGGACAGATGTCTGTCAGCTGGGTGACCTCACAGAGGCAGCTGCACTTGACGGGTGGTGTGGCTGGCACCTGTGGCTTGTCTCAACTGCCTCTGGGGTGCTTTGATCAGGATGTGTGGCCTTGGTGGAGGAGGGGCTGCACCCTCAGGAATAAAACCCGAGAGGACAAGTCAAGGGGGGTTCCAGGGAGGGCGTCCCAGCTGCAGGGCAGGTCCTGACTAGAGACTTGATCGGGTTTCTGGGGTTTGCTCCTTCCTCATTGCCCTTGGCCTCCCCACCGAGGCGACTGCGGCCCTCTGTGCGGCCAGCCTTGGCGAGCACAGGGTGCAAGTGgaggcccggggctggggacaaggaagaaaagtgtgtgggggagggtgggactggcacccctccttccccacgTGAACGAGGTTGCACtccctacctggccagggtctctGAGAGGTCTGACCCCGGGCTGTGAGCCTATGAGCCactccagggcaggggcagggtacCCGTGTGTGAGAACGAAGGGATTGCGGAATGTGTGCGTGCATGAGGCCAGGGTTCCCCTCCTGTGTGCTGCGACTGGTAAGCAGCTGTTGTAACCGCTCCAAGCACCTAGGGCAGACCCATCCCCAAGCCTCTGCAGGACCCCCACTCCCTCACCAGGGCCTTGTGGGGGCAAACCCTGACTTCCTACAGGGCGGGCACTGCAGGCAGCGGCCCTCAGCATGCTCCCAAGCGCCTAGAGCTACGCCCTGCTCCTGGGGACTCCATCTGGGCTCCAGGACTGACGGAGATCCAGGCCTTTGGGGCAGAATCAATCGTGGAAATTGTAGGTACTCTTAAGAAAAACCAGCCTTCGTCTAGAGCCACAGTGGGATTCTCCTGGGAAGACACTGCTGTGCAGTTCCAGGAGCGTTTTCCAGGAAGCAAAGTCTTGGAGGAGGGTCCCCCGCAGTATGGCGGATGGGAAGCCCGTAGCAGCAGGGCGAGGCTCCGGGTGCAGCGCTGCTGCTAAGCGGCGGCGCCTCACTTCCTTCCCCCGGGGGGAGGTTTCGGAGACTGACTGAAGCAGCACACCAAACCCCCGCCTCAGCGAGATGCGAGGATGGCAGCTGCCGCACCATCGCAGGCACGCATGCGCACCTAGCACTTAGGTGTGTGCCAGGGTTCCCTCCTGTGTCAGCCCCTCCTGCACCCCCAGCTCTGCAGCAACCCAGCCAATCCACTTAGAGCTCTGGGAAGGCACCCGGCTTCCCCTCGGGTCTTTGTTTGTGCTGGTCCTATTCCTCAGGATGCCTCTTCCCACCCCGCCTCACCAACCCTCCCTTAAAGAAAGGTCCTCTCCAAGGGCTTTTCCAGAACCCTCCGCCTTCGGTCGGGGATGACTTCCTTGATCAACACTCTTTCAACCCCCTAAGGAAATGGTATTTTCTGTATCgcttaaatatatgtgtatgtatgtatgtatattcatGCACATATTGGGTGAGCCTAGACCTGGAGTGGGAAGTGTAAGATGTGCAAAATTCACACTTGCAGAAAATTCAAACATACCTTCATTCGCCACGACCCCCTCATCGCGACTAGGCTAACGGGCCGCCACCGGGAGCGCTAACGCGTTAGCCGCTGACCGCCCTTCCTGGCGGGAGTGCCAGGGCGGACCACCGCTGCACCGCAGTGGCCAACGCTCCCGCGCGTCACACACAAAATTAATTCCGATATACAGCATGGCTTCTCGGCCAGCTTGATGGCGGCAGATGGTTGCGTGGTTTCGCCAGCTTACCTTGGTTTTCTTGTCATCGCTTCCAGCCCCGTCTTTGCCTTTACTGACCATGCGAGCTGATAAAACACAAAACGAGAATGCACGTTACACCCCCGTGCGCAGCTCGTGGGAAGAGCCCGGCGTAGGCTGGCTGGCTTCTCGGGACCGTGTGGCGTGCTCTGTCCGGCCGGCCCCGCGGAAGCCCACCGAGTTCCTTTCCCCTGGAGTCTGCTAGGTCTCTCGTTGTTAGTATCAGCACAGCACGCTGCGGTCATCGCTTGGAGCACCCTGATGAGGGGGCAGCAGGCTGGCCGAGGGGGGACATGCAGGGGGGCGCAGAGGAAAGTGTTTGGGGCACAGGTTGGCATGGGGAAGGCAGGCTCTCTcacttctcccttcctgcctctgcctgggtcAGCCTCGCCCAGCTGGGGTCAACTCCTCTACAAGCAGGGGCAGGCACTTGGAAGTGCCACAGGTAGGGCGGCTCAGCCAGGCCCCCTGCAGGCCCGGGCTCATGCTGTGCGGAAGGGTCAGGGTGAGCCAGGCCTCTTCCAGAGCCTGCCCCTCGCCACCGGGGGCTTTGGCACCAGCCCCAGCTGCTCTCCCACGAACCCATCCCACCGCTGACCCAGCCCTGGCCGGTCTTCTCACCACCTGTGGGCCTTCCCGAGGGGCTAATCCTTGCTGTTCCCCCAAATTAGCTATACACTGGCTACCAGCAAACATCCTAGAGAGAACCTCTGATTTTAGGACTAAACAAACCACTGACCGCTTTTGTGTTTGAAAAGCCACACCCCTTGGTGAAACTGACCCACTTGTCCACCAGCATCACCTCTACCTCCCCCTCTCTTGCTGACATTCGTTCTCGCAGGTTCACTACAGACTGCCGTGGGTGTCAGTGCCGAATGCCCCTGGCCCCAGGACAAGGCGCTCCTTGGAGCTGCTCATGGGCTACTGGCCACTGGGATTTTACAGTGATGATCCAGCCCAGAGGTTTTGAAACTAAACTGTGAAGAATCAGCAGGAGAGGCTATTGAAATACAGATTCCTGGACCTACCCTGAGACCCTGGAAACCTaaggtggggcccaggaatctgcattttaataagagcCCCGGGCGGACCCGATTCACGTCCTTTGCCCAAAGGAACCATCCTCATGCATGTCACAACCACAGTGCCGGCTACATCAGCGTTTCCCAAGTGGGGGCCCTGAGCAGGCCCCCTTCCAGGGCATGTAAGCGGGCGAGATCCAGTGACTTCAGGAAATTCACACTACGGTCCCTTCTCGGAGGGCCAAATGTGCACTAGAACCCTGAGGGCTCTGACAAGCTCTGTACCAGCAAACCCTAGTTAACTTTGTTTACCCTGTTTTTGCTAACCGGACCGGACCGTGGAGCTTTCAGTTTCCCCCTGGACACGCCTGTCAACACGCAGCGGGGCAGGACGCGGTGGGACACCACGGTCAGGAAACCGTGTGTAATCTGTCAAGCCACAGTTATTTGTTCCCTCCTGTTTTGGAActtaggatattttaaaaataggacataggacttttttctgttttaaattttaaatacagcttCCTTTGTTTACAATGGTTCCAAGTTTTCTTGACAagtaggatctcatcaaaatttaACAGTTGTTAAATACTTAAGTAGCACCAACCCCTAAACCTGGAAAATAACTCCAAATGCTAAGGGTCCTAAATGTATGGACACTCACGACTTGCGGCCATGAAGCCCCTCTGGGGTGTGAGCTGTCCCCTTCTTGACAGGACACGGGGACTCGCCACTTGGGAAgtgcccctcccacctctccagccCCCACAGGGCAGCTGTGGTCTTGCTTCCCGGGACCCTGTAACCTGGCACAGGCTCTGCCGAGGGTGGGGGAGGCTCTTTGAACAGGAAGCTTCCGTTTCCGCTCACTGTCCCTCCTGCCACAAGGCAGGGCCGGTGGGACGGGGTGGCTGGGCCATCTCCGAATGCTTGTGTGTGCCACCTGCTGCCTGTCGTGTGCTGTCCACTGACAAGAGCAGCAGAAGACAGGTTCGTGCCCTCTGTGTCTCTGGGCAGGAGGGTCTGCTTCAGAACCTTCTGGAAGCCACTGTGTGTACAGGGCAGACCTACCTGGGTTCCGAACCTTCCTTGGTCACTTAGGACTCAGGAACCTTCAGAGAGCTGCTTaactctttgaacctcagttttctcatctgcaaagtgggactAATTATACCCACTTGGGACAGTTGGGAGGGCCCAATGAATTTAAGGCACGTAGTAGGCCCTCGAAAGTAGAAGCAGCTGTTTTCCTCTCTGGAGTGCAGCCCACCAACCAACCTCCCGTGGGCTGATGGACTGCTGTGGGTAAACCAGGTGGCCAGAGAAGTGATGGGGCAGGAAGCgccgggtgggggtggtggagacATGCAGAACGGCGGGCAAGCGCGAGAGGAATGCGTGCACCCAGGGCCTGTGGGGCGGGGGACGGCCGTGGGGGGCGAGCAGCAGCACCCAGGTCGGTTTAGTGGCTGTCCCTAGGAACCTTGGAAGCGGCAGGAGTCGCGGGGCTGGAAGCTCAGTGGCAGTGCCCGCAGCCTGGGTGGCACACGGGGTCCCCAGGAAGGAGTGAAGGGGCTCTAGGCACAGACCTTTGAGTTGAGGGACACGGCTGACGGGCTTCCCGGGCAGGCCAGCCATAGGCTGCTTTTTGGATGGTCCCGGAAGGTCAGTCTTTTTTGTGTCCTCTCCCTCAGAGGGGCTCCAGGGCTCTTGATCCTCTGCAGGGGTCCCTGGAAGTGTGGCCCCTTCCAAATCCACCTCCGAGTCTGCCTGTTCCTCCTGCACGTTGGCTTTGATTTCCACATGGAAGGCGAACTCGGGGGGCGTGTCGTGCCCTTCCTCCGCGAGCCCTGCGCCGGGCCCGTCGGGCTCCGAGACCTGGGGCTCTGTGGAAACTTCGGAGAGGAAATCGACAGGGAGGGGGATGGCACCCTGAGCTGGGGCCCCAGGGGTGTCAGTGGCTTCTCTGGAACCTGTCTGGGGGAGCGGGCCGCCTTGGGCTGGGGAGCTCTGCAGACCTGGGGAGACCTGGGAGGGGGGGGAGTCCTGGGGCGAGGACTCATCGATGTCTCGGTCCTCATCGACCCCCTTGCCCCCCAGCCTCTCTTTGCCCCGGTCCCCCTTCAGAGGCGGCATCTCCTCGCGCAGGTGTCCCAAAAGCTGGTGCTGCATCATCCCCAGGCTACGGTGATCTCCCTTTGTGTCCTCAGGTTCTGGCTCCAAAGGCTGGTACGTGGCTTCTCTGGGGCCTTCGGGCAGGACGGGAGCCCTGGGCAtgtggggcagaggctgcagggtcAGGCCCAGGGTCCTCCAGTCTGTGGGCTCCTCTCCATGGCTCCCTGGCTCTCTGAGGATGCTTTCCTGGACAAGTGTGACACTGCCAGGCTCTGGTGGCAGGTGTCCAGGGGAGGTGGGCTTCGGAAAAGCCAGCTCCTCCTCAGCCCGGTCCCCTTGTTTCGGTCCCCACGCCCGGTGGGGCTCCTGAAGGCCTGCTGGTggaggcggcagctggtggaccaggtgatGCTGAGAACGGTCGGAGGCCAGGACGGCACCTTCGGGCTCTTTCTCTCCCAGAGGCCGCATGGAGGCCTCAGAAGCTTCTCTGCCGTGTCCAGGCTGAACCTGAGAGCTAAGCCCATAGGCCAGGGGCCTCTCGTGAGCTTTCCCCTGCTCACTGGGGGCTCTCACCTCCTCTGGGTTTGAAGAAGCAGCAGTGGCAAAAGGTTAGCAAGGGTTCACTGACTGTGTAAGAGGGAACACACTTACTTCTTGAAATAAGAGAAGGACATTTAAACGGCATCACCGTCCTGCACACTCTGTGCTCACCCGTGTTGCTCGTGTTTGCTCAGAGTGAAGGCTCTCTTGGTTTACCTGCCCCCGACGCTGGGCGACCCTGGGTGGGCACCTCCCCTCTGcgggcctcagtgttctcatcttgGACCCGGTTACCTCTGTGCTGCGCCCAGCACTGGCACTGCTTGTCCGCCTGTGGCTGGAGCCTGTCAGCACACCCAGGGCCGCCGCACGCCCGCCCCACAGGGCTGCGGGAGCCTCTCCAGCTCCCCAGGGACCCCGAGCGCCCTGGGGATGCTGGCCTCGGGGCGGGTGCTGGCTTGGGCGCAGTGAagatcccctctcctctccctctcactctgtTCCCCATTTTACCAAATGAAATCACCAGGGGCCCACAAACCAACCCTGCTTCAAGCCCGTGCTCTGATAGATATCAAAAAACCCAAAATTGATCATTGTCAGGGCTTGAGTCTGTATAATGGACCTGCCATAAGAGTCCTACCAACAGACACACGATCTGGATTTGTCCGGGTCGTGGACCGTGGAGGGGCCTTTTGCACACGGTGAGGCCGATCGCCGGGCAGCATCCATGTGGCCCAGGCACCAGCTGTGGGGACTGCTCTCACCTGGGCACACAGCTGCTGCATGCCAGCACAGCTGACGAAGGGCACATTCGTTTCCTGGTTTATGCATGGGAGTCCTTAAAGCATCTGATGGTGTATTTTAGGTGGGAAACTTAAGCTCTCGGTTcctagtaaacatttttttattaagaaactCCCAACCTTTTGACAAGCCTAGCTGGTCCTGATAGAATAACCCATACAACTCCCCAGGCTTCCTCTCCACAAAACCCAGGACCCCAAAGGgttcaggaagagaaagagattggatgaggggagagaaggaaggtgggagaaTACATATGTTTACACACGTGTGCAGTTCTGGACATACATGGGTAACACGTGACTGTCCCTCTCACCCCAGCCCAGCTGGAGTCCGTGGAGCTGCGCACTGCCCGCAGGCCCAGCCACGGCTCACCTCCACCTGCCAGCCTTGTGCTGGGCCTCGGTCAAGCCCACGACCCCGCTCATTTTGTGCTCCCAGTGTCCACCACGGAGCCTGCACAAAGCACGTGATCAACAAACGAACCCTGAACGGATGAGCTGATGTTGGGGAAACGTGTGGATTTCTGCCCTTGCCGGGGTCCACAGGCACCTGCGGGGGCCCTTGGTCGGTGCCCAGGAAGAACCACTCCGACAACAGAGATGCGGGAAGAACGGTCGGCGGCAGACGCCCTGCACACGTGCTGCAGCTCTGTGACTTCCTGTCCTCCAGCCAGCCCGGCCGACCAGAGGCATTGGTGGCTACCGGTCATCATCCCCCCCTCATATGCCCAACAGGCCAGGTCTCCATCACCTTCTAGGATAAGCTTCCCTCCTAGAGCCTCCTAGAAATCGCTATTGATCAGCATGTCACTGTGCTCCGATATACGCAAGACTTTAAAAACCCTCATTAGAAAAGAAACAGGGGCCTCACACACGGATAGCAAGCACACCTTGAAAAGCCATCAGTACGTGACTGTTCAGTGTGTGTGTACTGGTGGGTGAGGGACCGAACCATGTAATTGCACTCCTGGAGGAAGCAGCCGGGCTGGGAGAATATTCTGTGCAGTTCCCAGGATACTATGAAATGCTCGGTCAATATCAACCATCACCAGTCACCAGGGGTGGGGGTCCAAGGGCACCAATATGCGGATAAGCAGGGTGGTGGCCTCAGGAGTCCTGATAAACTGTCCCCCAGCAGAAGGCCTGGTCCTCGAGAACCTGCCAAAGACAGGCTCCCCCAGGGTGAGCGGGACAGGGCTCAGGCCTTCCCACGTGTCCCGCTCAGCACACTGCAGCCCCCCAAGCCTCTCTGTGTCTTAGTGCCTCCTGAACCCCAGACACGGCCTGCCGGAGCTCCGCCTTCTGCAGCAGGACAGAGCAAGAGGGAGACCTGCTACCTGGGCTTTTGTTTGCACGGCTCTTCTAAAA is a window of Phyllostomus discolor isolate MPI-MPIP mPhyDis1 chromosome 8, mPhyDis1.pri.v3, whole genome shotgun sequence DNA encoding:
- the MAPT gene encoding microtubule-associated protein tau isoform X3, with protein sequence MQSLGRGWTSGSWGGKWRRGGGPSTRMAEPRQEFNMMEDHAGTYGLGDRKDLPSQGGYTLLQDHGGDTDHGLKESPLQTPADDGSEEPGSETSDAKSTPTAEAEEAGIGDTPSLEDQAAGHVTQEEVRAPSEQGKAHERPLAYGLSSQVQPGHGREASEASMRPLGEKEPEGAVLASDRSQHHLVHQLPPPPAGLQEPHRAWGPKQGDRAEEELAFPKPTSPGHLPPEPGSVTLVQESILREPGSHGEEPTDWRTLGLTLQPLPHMPRAPVLPEGPREATYQPLEPEPEDTKGDHRSLGMMQHQLLGHLREEMPPLKGDRGKERLGGKGVDEDRDIDESSPQDSPPSQVSPGLQSSPAQGGPLPQTGSREATDTPGAPAQGAIPLPVDFLSEVSTEPQVSEPDGPGAGLAEEGHDTPPEFAFHVEIKANVQEEQADSEVDLEGATLPGTPAEDQEPWSPSEGEDTKKTDLPGPSKKQPMAGLPGKPVSRVPQLKARMVSKGKDGAGSDDKKTKTSTPSSAKTLKRRPCLSPTRPSPGSSDPLIKPSSPAARPEPSSPKHASSATPRPGSSGAKEVKVKGADTKPGTKIATPRGAAPPGQKGPANATRIPAKTTPSPKTPPGTGESGKSGDRSGYSSPGSPGTPGSRSRTPSLPTPPTREPKKVAVVRTPPKSPSSAKSRLQTAPVPMPDLKNVKSKIGSTENLKHQPGGGKVQIINKKLDLSNVQSKCGSKDNIKHVPGGGSVQIVYKPVDLSKVTSKCGSLGNIHHKPGGGQVEVKSEKLDFKDRVQSKIGSLDNITHVPGGGNKKIETHKLTFRENAKAKTDHGAEIVYKSPVVSGDTSPRHLSNVSSTGSIDMVDSPQLATLADEVSASLAKQGL
- the MAPT gene encoding microtubule-associated protein tau isoform X2, whose protein sequence is MAEPRQEFNMMEDHAGTYGLGDRKDLPSQGGYTLLQDHGGDTDHGLKESPLQTPADDGSEEPGSETSDAKSTPTAEDVTAPLVDEGAPGEQAATRPHKEIPEGTTAEEAGIGDTPSLEDQAAGHVTQEEVRAPSEQGKAHERPLAYGLSSQVQPGHGREASEASMRPLGEKEPEGAVLASDRSQHHLVHQLPPPPAGLQEPHRAWGPKQGDRAEEELAFPKPTSPGHLPPEPGSVTLVQESILREPGSHGEEPTDWRTLGLTLQPLPHMPRAPVLPEGPREATYQPLEPEPEDTKGDHRSLGMMQHQLLGHLREEMPPLKGDRGKERLGGKGVDEDRDIDESSPQDSPPSQVSPGLQSSPAQGGPLPQTGSREATDTPGAPAQGAIPLPVDFLSEVSTEPQVSEPDGPGAGLAEEGHDTPPEFAFHVEIKANVQEEQADSEVDLEGATLPGTPAEDQEPWSPSEGEDTKKTDLPGPSKKQPMAGLPGKPVSRVPQLKARMVSKGKDGAGSDDKKTKTSTPSSAKTLKRRPCLSPTRPSPGSSDPLIKPSSPAARPEPSSPKHASSATPRPGSSGAKEVKVKGADTKPGTKIATPRGAAPPGQKGPANATRIPAKTTPSPKTPPGTGESGKSGDRSGYSSPGSPGTPGSRSRTPSLPTPPTREPKKVAVVRTPPKSPSSAKSRLQTAPVPMPDLKNVKSKIGSTENLKHQPGGGKVQIINKKLDLSNVQSKCGSKDNIKHVPGGGSVQIVYKPVDLSKVTSKCGSLGNIHHKPGGGQVEVKSEKLDFKDRVQSKIGSLDNITHVPGGGNKKIETHKLTFRENAKAKTDHGAEIVYKSPVVSGDTSPRHLSNVSSTGSIDMVDSPQLATLADEVSASLAKQGL
- the MAPT gene encoding microtubule-associated protein tau isoform X1 — translated: MQSLGRGWTSGSWGGKWRRGGGPSTRMAEPRQEFNMMEDHAGTYGLGDRKDLPSQGGYTLLQDHGGDTDHGLKESPLQTPADDGSEEPGSETSDAKSTPTAEDVTAPLVDEGAPGEQAATRPHKEIPEGTTAEEAGIGDTPSLEDQAAGHVTQEEVRAPSEQGKAHERPLAYGLSSQVQPGHGREASEASMRPLGEKEPEGAVLASDRSQHHLVHQLPPPPAGLQEPHRAWGPKQGDRAEEELAFPKPTSPGHLPPEPGSVTLVQESILREPGSHGEEPTDWRTLGLTLQPLPHMPRAPVLPEGPREATYQPLEPEPEDTKGDHRSLGMMQHQLLGHLREEMPPLKGDRGKERLGGKGVDEDRDIDESSPQDSPPSQVSPGLQSSPAQGGPLPQTGSREATDTPGAPAQGAIPLPVDFLSEVSTEPQVSEPDGPGAGLAEEGHDTPPEFAFHVEIKANVQEEQADSEVDLEGATLPGTPAEDQEPWSPSEGEDTKKTDLPGPSKKQPMAGLPGKPVSRVPQLKARMVSKGKDGAGSDDKKTKTSTPSSAKTLKRRPCLSPTRPSPGSSDPLIKPSSPAARPEPSSPKHASSATPRPGSSGAKEVKVKGADTKPGTKIATPRGAAPPGQKGPANATRIPAKTTPSPKTPPGTGESGKSGDRSGYSSPGSPGTPGSRSRTPSLPTPPTREPKKVAVVRTPPKSPSSAKSRLQTAPVPMPDLKNVKSKIGSTENLKHQPGGGKVQIINKKLDLSNVQSKCGSKDNIKHVPGGGSVQIVYKPVDLSKVTSKCGSLGNIHHKPGGGQVEVKSEKLDFKDRVQSKIGSLDNITHVPGGGNKKIETHKLTFRENAKAKTDHGAEIVYKSPVVSGDTSPRHLSNVSSTGSIDMVDSPQLATLADEVSASLAKQGL
- the MAPT gene encoding microtubule-associated protein tau isoform X4, with product MQSLGRGWTSGSWGGKWRRGGGPSTRMAEPRQEFNMMEDHAGTYGLGDRKDLPSQGGYTLLQDHGGDTDHGLKESPLQTPADDGSEEPGSETSDAKSTPTAEAEEAGIGDTPSLEDQAAGHVTQEEVRAPSEQGKAHERPLAYGLSSQVQPGHGREASEASMRPLGEKEPEGAVLASDRSQHHLVHQLPPPPAGLQEPHRAWGPKQGDRAEEELAFPKPTSPGHLPPEPGSVTLVQESILREPGSHGEEPTDWRTLGLTLQPLPHMPRAPVLPEGPREATYQPLEPEPEDTKGDHRSLGMMQHQLLGHLREEMPPLKGDRGKERLGGKGVDEDRDIDESSPQDSPPSQVSPGLQSSPAQGGPLPQTGSREATDTPGAPAQGAIPLPVDFLSEVSTEPQVSEPDGPGAGLAEEGHDTPPEFAFHVEIKANVQEEQADSEVDLEGATLPGTPAEDQEPWSPSEGEDTKKTDLPGPSKKQPMAGLPGKPVSRVPQLKARMVSKGKDGAGSDDKKTKGADTKPGTKIATPRGAAPPGQKGPANATRIPAKTTPSPKTPPGTGESGKSGDRSGYSSPGSPGTPGSRSRTPSLPTPPTREPKKVAVVRTPPKSPSSAKSRLQTAPVPMPDLKNVKSKIGSTENLKHQPGGGKVQIVYKPVDLSKVTSKCGSLGNIHHKPGGGQVEVKSEKLDFKDRVQSKIGSLDNITHVPGGGNKKIETHKLTFRENAKAKTDHGAEIVYKSPVVSGDTSPRHLSNVSSTGSIDMVDSPQLATLADEVSASLAKQGL